The Corallococcus soli genome has a window encoding:
- a CDS encoding tRNA-uridine aminocarboxypropyltransferase, which produces MRSRTPEDLAGRCERCYLPATWCLCAQVPVVPTRTELLVIRHNKEAQKSTNTARIAALALPRCRIVSYGAPGQPFDASVLDDGADTWLLFPDAPEAEGPLPQRLVVIDGSWAQARRMVQRVPGLRRLPGMRLPPPGPDTRRLRRPPHPDGMSTLEAMAGALARLEGEDVARPLLTLHELMVERVLASRGRLGWVDYL; this is translated from the coding sequence ATGAGGTCCCGCACCCCGGAGGACCTCGCCGGCCGCTGCGAGCGGTGCTACCTGCCCGCGACGTGGTGCCTGTGTGCCCAGGTGCCCGTCGTGCCCACGCGCACGGAGCTGCTCGTCATCCGCCACAACAAGGAGGCGCAGAAGAGCACCAACACCGCGCGCATCGCGGCGCTGGCCCTGCCCCGCTGCCGCATCGTCTCCTATGGCGCGCCAGGACAACCCTTCGACGCGTCGGTGCTGGATGACGGCGCGGACACGTGGCTGCTGTTCCCGGACGCACCGGAGGCCGAAGGCCCCCTGCCCCAGCGGCTCGTCGTCATTGACGGGAGCTGGGCCCAGGCGCGGCGCATGGTGCAGCGCGTCCCCGGCCTGAGGCGGCTCCCGGGGATGCGGCTGCCCCCACCCGGGCCGGACACCCGCCGCCTGCGCCGTCCGCCCCACCCGGACGGGATGTCCACGCTGGAGGCCATGGCCGGGGCGCTCGCGCGGCTGGAGGGGGAGGACGTGGCGCGTCCGCTGCTCACGCTGCACGAGCTGATGGTGGAGCGGGTGCTCGCGAGCCGCGGACGGCTGGGCTGGGTGGACTACCTCTGA
- a CDS encoding anti-sigma factor family protein, translated as MSTACEDLRPLLDGELPPEDQRRVRGHLAGCEACAARFHDLLQLEVLARLALEDAAESERWVSARQVREDVPGSWDEDVPANWPGDALASDVPPPPEHLEGRAWHRGARRFRRRCPGCASCCPWFAEGEKVEAVTAPRWPCPRASRAGGTLLRPRPRR; from the coding sequence ATGAGCACCGCATGCGAGGACCTGCGGCCCCTTTTGGACGGGGAGTTGCCCCCCGAGGATCAGCGCCGCGTCCGCGGCCACCTGGCGGGCTGCGAGGCGTGCGCCGCGCGCTTCCATGACCTGCTGCAACTGGAGGTGCTCGCGCGGCTGGCGCTGGAGGACGCCGCGGAGAGCGAGCGCTGGGTGTCCGCCCGCCAGGTGCGCGAGGACGTGCCGGGGTCCTGGGACGAGGACGTGCCCGCGAACTGGCCCGGGGATGCGCTGGCCTCCGACGTGCCCCCTCCGCCCGAACACCTGGAGGGGCGCGCCTGGCACCGGGGCGCGCGCCGCTTCCGTCGCCGCTGCCCGGGCTGCGCCTCCTGCTGCCCCTGGTTCGCCGAGGGCGAGAAGGTGGAGGCCGTCACCGCGCCCCGGTGGCCCTGCCCCCGTGCCAGCCGCGCGGGTGGCACGCTGCTGCGCCCCCGCCCGCGACGCTGA
- a CDS encoding response regulator yields the protein MVAYLHAAPPSASSTPAGGRSALDLSGEATGGSVLLVGEVSRPAVVEALRAEGFEPVRVEGMCEALARLASSEALPRLVVIDAELPDGDGFSLCGLLRADAKVEHLPVLLVARQQEEFHRDLAAGVGADEYLVEPVDARDVAVLARLKAGRRGEEDVYDAHTGTLPLVHLVRALLAGVRSGRVTLSEDTGAFTFRHGLLVDASFHGERGSLAFRRLLCFGTGGYTVTFGPELHRGTFSMDRAYLCEQVVPGLERFEVLRVRGLPLAARLTVDFNRLARELPTLPEDVEQVVRLFDGRRTVRAMLLECRFPEALAYEAATRLFMLGVLVPAILVEERERARESAGPPRLFEPAPLDGDAPASEPEPTAS from the coding sequence ATGGTTGCCTACCTGCACGCCGCGCCTCCCTCCGCTTCCTCCACGCCCGCGGGAGGTCGTTCCGCACTCGACCTGTCGGGTGAGGCGACAGGCGGCTCGGTGCTGCTGGTGGGGGAGGTGTCGCGGCCGGCGGTGGTGGAGGCGCTCCGCGCGGAGGGCTTCGAGCCCGTGCGCGTGGAGGGGATGTGCGAGGCCCTGGCGCGGCTGGCCTCTTCGGAGGCGCTGCCCCGGCTGGTGGTCATCGACGCGGAGCTGCCGGACGGGGACGGCTTCAGCCTCTGTGGCCTGCTCCGGGCGGACGCGAAGGTGGAGCACCTGCCGGTGCTGCTGGTGGCGCGTCAGCAGGAGGAGTTCCACCGCGACCTCGCCGCGGGCGTGGGCGCGGACGAGTACCTGGTGGAGCCGGTGGACGCCCGGGACGTGGCGGTGCTCGCGCGGCTCAAGGCGGGGCGGCGCGGCGAGGAGGACGTCTACGACGCGCACACCGGGACGCTGCCGCTGGTGCACCTGGTGCGCGCGCTGCTGGCCGGCGTGCGTTCGGGGCGGGTGACGCTGTCCGAGGACACGGGCGCCTTCACCTTCCGCCACGGCCTGCTGGTGGACGCGTCCTTCCACGGCGAGCGGGGCAGCCTCGCGTTCCGGCGCCTGCTGTGTTTCGGCACGGGCGGCTACACGGTGACGTTCGGGCCGGAGCTGCACCGGGGCACCTTCTCCATGGACCGCGCGTACCTGTGCGAACAGGTGGTGCCGGGCCTGGAGCGCTTCGAGGTGCTGCGCGTCCGGGGCCTGCCCCTGGCGGCGCGGCTCACGGTGGACTTCAACCGGCTGGCGCGCGAGCTGCCCACGCTGCCGGAGGACGTGGAGCAGGTGGTGCGGCTCTTCGACGGCCGGCGCACCGTGCGCGCGATGCTGCTGGAGTGCCGCTTCCCGGAGGCGCTGGCCTACGAGGCGGCGACCCGGCTGTTCATGCTGGGCGTGCTGGTGCCCGCCATCCTCGTGGAGGAGCGCGAGCGCGCCCGCGAGTCCGCCGGTCCGCCGCGCCTGTTCGAGCCGGCCCCCCTGGACGGGGACGCGCCGGCTTCCGAGCCCGAGCCGACGGCGTCGTGA
- a CDS encoding arginine deiminase family protein yields MALTGIECWSESAQLECVAVCRPAVLEVATALEASAVGYLGAVSRQEVEDASGRLREALTRFGCRLFDLGDFLPESARAVSEASVNRVFVRDTAAVVGRQLVTGTAAFAARFAEFDATHAALGALLHGGSRDAAPPEGPGAGLEFGDVFLLDEERILVNLGLRSDARALQGFLDTAWGAGFQEVGALCIPEHLGIIHLDLAFNVLGPRAVLARSFLKHLPVRVLAPGQAPRWESFEGYFARRGQRILPLPAAEPPCFLSNYIFLGPQLLLASESAAPRLKPLVKELGIEVEGVDIAALERGNGSVRCLTLPLKRRATS; encoded by the coding sequence ATGGCGTTGACTGGAATCGAGTGCTGGTCGGAGTCGGCGCAGCTTGAGTGCGTCGCGGTGTGCCGGCCGGCGGTGCTCGAGGTCGCGACCGCGCTGGAGGCCTCCGCCGTCGGGTACCTGGGTGCCGTGTCGCGTCAGGAGGTGGAGGACGCCTCCGGCCGGCTGCGCGAGGCGCTGACCCGCTTCGGTTGCAGGCTCTTCGACCTGGGGGACTTCCTTCCGGAGTCCGCGCGGGCGGTGAGCGAAGCCTCGGTGAACCGGGTGTTCGTGCGGGACACGGCCGCGGTCGTGGGCCGCCAGCTGGTGACAGGCACAGCGGCGTTCGCCGCGCGCTTCGCCGAGTTCGACGCGACGCATGCGGCGCTGGGCGCGCTCCTCCACGGCGGCTCGCGGGACGCGGCGCCCCCGGAGGGGCCGGGCGCGGGCCTGGAGTTCGGGGACGTCTTCCTGCTGGATGAGGAGCGGATCCTCGTGAACCTGGGACTGCGCAGCGACGCGCGCGCGCTCCAGGGGTTCCTCGACACGGCCTGGGGCGCGGGCTTCCAGGAGGTGGGGGCGCTCTGCATCCCCGAACACCTGGGCATCATCCACCTGGACCTGGCCTTCAACGTGCTGGGGCCCCGGGCGGTGCTGGCCCGCTCGTTCCTGAAGCACCTGCCGGTGCGCGTCCTCGCGCCGGGGCAGGCGCCGCGCTGGGAGTCCTTCGAGGGCTACTTCGCGCGGAGGGGGCAGCGCATCCTCCCGCTCCCGGCCGCCGAACCGCCCTGCTTCCTGTCCAACTACATCTTCCTGGGCCCCCAGTTGCTGCTGGCCTCGGAGAGCGCCGCGCCGCGACTGAAGCCGCTGGTGAAGGAGCTGGGCATCGAAGTGGAGGGCGTGGACATCGCGGCGCTCGAACGGGGCAACGGCAGCGTCCGGTGCCTCACGCTGCCGCTCAAGCGGCGCGCGACCTCCTGA
- the rtcA gene encoding RNA 3'-terminal phosphate cyclase: protein MVRIDGSQGEGGGQVLRTALALSLVTGTPFEMVNVRAGRAKPGLLRQHLTALKAAEAVGAAEVTGAELGSKQLSFHPRALTAGNYHFAVGTAGSATLVLQTVLPALLHAEGPSTLMLEGGTHNPAAPPFDFLEKTYLPLLNRMGPRVEVALERPGYYPAGGGKFRVNIHPAKLQPLHLLERGRVLRREAVAQVAAVPFDVARRELEAVAGVLKLREDQQRAEELKRAFGPGNVLRVEVESEHVTEVFTGFGERGKRAEAVGAEVAAKVKRYLDAEVPVGEHLCDQLLLLLALAKGGSFRTVALDGHSLTQRDTFAHFLDVKVDVRELARDVCEVTVRG, encoded by the coding sequence ATGGTTCGCATCGATGGTTCACAGGGTGAGGGGGGCGGCCAGGTGCTGCGCACCGCGCTGGCGTTGTCGCTGGTGACGGGCACTCCGTTCGAGATGGTCAACGTGCGCGCCGGCCGCGCCAAGCCGGGCCTGCTGCGCCAGCACCTCACCGCGCTCAAGGCCGCGGAGGCCGTGGGTGCCGCGGAGGTGACGGGCGCGGAGCTGGGCTCCAAGCAGCTCTCCTTCCACCCGCGCGCGCTGACGGCGGGCAACTACCACTTCGCGGTGGGCACGGCGGGCAGCGCGACGCTGGTGCTCCAGACGGTGCTGCCCGCGCTGCTGCACGCGGAAGGCCCGTCCACGCTGATGCTGGAAGGGGGGACGCACAACCCGGCCGCGCCGCCGTTCGACTTCCTGGAGAAGACGTACCTGCCGCTGCTCAACCGCATGGGGCCGCGCGTGGAGGTGGCCCTGGAGCGTCCCGGCTACTACCCGGCTGGCGGCGGGAAGTTCCGCGTGAACATCCACCCGGCGAAGTTGCAGCCGCTGCACCTGCTGGAGCGCGGCCGGGTGCTGCGGCGCGAGGCGGTGGCGCAGGTGGCGGCCGTCCCCTTCGACGTGGCCCGGCGTGAACTGGAGGCCGTGGCGGGCGTGCTCAAGCTGCGCGAGGACCAGCAGCGCGCGGAGGAGCTCAAGCGCGCCTTCGGGCCGGGCAACGTGCTGCGCGTGGAGGTGGAGAGCGAGCACGTCACGGAGGTCTTCACCGGCTTCGGCGAGCGCGGCAAGCGGGCGGAGGCGGTGGGTGCGGAGGTCGCCGCCAAGGTGAAGCGCTACCTGGACGCAGAAGTCCCCGTGGGCGAGCACCTGTGTGACCAACTGCTGCTGCTGCTCGCGCTGGCGAAGGGCGGCAGCTTCCGCACCGTGGCGCTGGATGGCCACTCGCTCACCCAGCGCGACACCTTCGCGCACTTCCTGGACGTGAAGGTCGACGTCCGCGAGCTGGCGCGCGACGTGTGCGAGGTGACGGTGCGCGGCTGA
- the rtcR gene encoding RNA repair transcriptional activator RtcR, whose translation MAQKAKTRRTVVIGMLGTTLDTGMGVQRWTRWRPTVALCQQEDLVVHRLELLHPPRAASIATGIQEDIAQVSPETEVRLTSLPIRDPWNLEETYGALLDHVRAHPFHPEEEDYLVHITTGTHIAQICMFLLVESRLIPGRLVQTSPGNAGKRSAAGTHAIIDLDLSNYDTLAARFRQQQREGLSFLKSGIDTHNAAFNRLIERIEQVAVQSRAPLLLTGPTGAGKSQLARRIYALKKARNQVAGPFVDLNCATLRGDGAMSTLFGHVKGSFTGAVGDRPGLMRQANGGVLFLDEIGELGADEQAMLLRALEDKRFLPVGADKEVESDFQLIAGTNRDLQLDVERGRFREDLLARINLWTFRLPALRERPEDIAPNLLFELDQASQALGTRVTMSKDAQEHFLRFATSPEGRWNGNFRDLNAAVLRMSTLAAGGRMTREVVDEELERLRTQWRPAGALASGAEDVLAEVLGPVRAAELDRFDRVQLADVVGVCRSARSLSDAGRALFAQSRAQKKSVNDADRLRKYLARFGLGWADVSGRGMADAE comes from the coding sequence ATGGCTCAAAAAGCGAAGACGCGCCGGACGGTCGTCATCGGCATGCTGGGGACGACGCTGGACACGGGCATGGGGGTGCAGCGCTGGACGCGCTGGCGGCCCACGGTGGCGCTGTGCCAGCAGGAGGACCTGGTCGTGCACCGGCTGGAGCTGCTGCACCCGCCCCGCGCCGCGTCCATCGCCACGGGGATCCAGGAGGACATCGCCCAGGTGTCACCGGAGACGGAGGTGCGGCTGACGTCCCTGCCCATCCGCGACCCCTGGAACCTGGAGGAGACGTACGGCGCGCTGTTGGATCACGTGCGCGCGCACCCCTTCCATCCGGAGGAGGAGGACTACCTGGTGCACATCACCACGGGCACGCACATCGCGCAGATCTGCATGTTCCTGCTGGTGGAGAGCCGCCTGATTCCGGGCCGGCTGGTGCAGACGTCGCCGGGCAACGCAGGGAAGCGCTCGGCGGCGGGGACGCACGCCATCATCGACCTGGACCTGTCGAACTACGACACGCTGGCGGCGCGCTTCCGGCAGCAGCAGCGTGAAGGCCTGTCCTTCCTCAAGTCCGGCATCGACACGCACAACGCCGCGTTCAACCGCCTCATCGAACGCATTGAACAGGTGGCGGTGCAGTCGCGCGCGCCGCTGTTGCTGACGGGACCGACGGGCGCGGGCAAGTCGCAGCTCGCCCGGCGCATCTACGCGCTGAAGAAGGCTCGCAACCAGGTGGCGGGGCCATTCGTGGACCTGAACTGCGCCACGCTGCGCGGCGACGGCGCGATGTCCACGCTCTTTGGCCACGTGAAGGGATCCTTCACGGGAGCCGTGGGCGACCGGCCCGGGTTGATGCGGCAGGCGAACGGGGGCGTGCTGTTCCTGGACGAAATCGGGGAGCTGGGCGCGGACGAGCAGGCCATGCTGCTGCGGGCGCTGGAGGACAAGCGCTTCCTGCCCGTGGGCGCGGACAAGGAGGTGGAGAGCGACTTCCAGCTCATCGCCGGCACCAACCGCGACCTCCAACTGGACGTGGAGCGGGGGCGCTTCCGCGAGGACCTGCTCGCGCGCATCAACCTGTGGACCTTCCGGCTGCCCGCGCTGCGCGAGCGCCCGGAGGACATCGCCCCCAACCTGCTCTTTGAACTGGATCAGGCCTCGCAGGCGCTGGGGACGCGCGTGACGATGAGCAAGGACGCCCAGGAGCACTTCCTGCGCTTCGCCACGTCTCCGGAGGGCCGGTGGAATGGCAACTTCCGCGACCTCAACGCGGCCGTGCTGCGCATGTCCACGCTGGCGGCCGGAGGGAGGATGACGCGCGAGGTGGTGGACGAGGAGCTGGAGCGGCTGCGCACACAGTGGCGGCCCGCGGGGGCCTTGGCGTCGGGCGCGGAGGACGTGCTGGCGGAGGTGCTGGGCCCGGTGCGCGCGGCGGAGCTGGACCGGTTCGACCGCGTGCAGTTGGCGGACGTGGTGGGCGTGTGCCGCTCGGCGCGCTCCCTGTCGGACGCGGGCCGGGCCCTGTTCGCGCAGTCCCGAGCGCAGAAGAAGAGCGTCAACGACGCGGACCGGCTGCGGAAGTACCTGGCCCGCTTCGGGCTCGGTTGGGCGGACGTGAGCGGGCGCGGGATGGCGGACGCGGAGTGA
- a CDS encoding YebC/PmpR family DNA-binding transcriptional regulator: protein MSGHNRWSKIKRQKAAMGATKGKLYSKLIKELTVAARLGGGDPSGNARLRVSMGQAREANIPRDSIDRAIKKGTGELEGASYEEVTYEGYGPGGVALIIECLTDNRNRSASDVRNLLGNHGGNMGAEGAVGWMFHKKGVIVVKPGPSEDQVMEHALEAGAEDVVDQGPDGFEVRTAPADLHAVGSKLEAAGLPLGEQKWTFVPQNTVKVEGDNAKRMLKLMDALDENDDVQHVHANFEIDESLMESLSA from the coding sequence ATGTCCGGTCACAACCGATGGTCGAAGATCAAGCGCCAGAAGGCCGCGATGGGTGCGACCAAGGGCAAGCTCTACTCCAAGCTCATCAAGGAGCTGACCGTCGCCGCGCGGCTGGGCGGCGGTGACCCCTCGGGCAACGCCCGGTTGCGCGTGTCCATGGGCCAGGCGCGCGAGGCGAACATCCCCCGCGACTCCATCGACCGCGCCATCAAGAAGGGCACCGGCGAGCTGGAGGGCGCGTCGTACGAGGAGGTGACGTACGAGGGCTACGGCCCCGGCGGCGTCGCGCTCATCATCGAGTGCCTCACCGACAACCGGAACCGCTCCGCCAGCGACGTGCGCAACCTGCTGGGCAACCACGGCGGGAACATGGGCGCGGAGGGCGCGGTGGGCTGGATGTTCCACAAGAAGGGCGTCATCGTGGTGAAGCCCGGGCCCAGCGAGGACCAGGTGATGGAGCACGCCCTGGAGGCGGGCGCCGAGGACGTCGTCGACCAGGGCCCGGACGGCTTCGAGGTGCGCACCGCGCCGGCGGACCTGCACGCGGTGGGCTCGAAGCTGGAGGCCGCGGGCCTGCCCCTGGGCGAACAGAAGTGGACCTTCGTGCCGCAGAACACCGTGAAGGTGGAAGGCGACAACGCGAAGCGCATGTTGAAGCTGATGGACGCGCTCGACGAAAACGACGACGTGCAGCACGTGCACGCGAACTTCGAAATCGACGAGTCCCTGATGGAGTCGCTGTCCGCGTAA
- the mutM gene encoding DNA-formamidopyrimidine glycosylase, whose translation MAEVPEVEIIVRDLKQAVVGRRFVDAQVLVPSAVRFASPEDFIQNLRGRRVLSAERRAKFMLLELDDGQTLALHFMLWGELALRPAGSERPPATLVVLTLEGNEELQLTDTLGYARVALGPTQMLASQLKLAELGPEALDATFTPELLAQQLRRRRSPLKTVLLNQRVLAGLGNRDADESMWAAGIDPRRLASSLSPAEILQLHRGIRDVLEEGLRLRGTQRDLFGVQGKALHRRNIFGRTGAPCPRCATPVSHLRIGGRNTHWCSHCQPANGPAPEAPAQTSLL comes from the coding sequence GTGGCCGAAGTCCCTGAGGTCGAAATCATCGTCCGCGATTTGAAGCAGGCCGTGGTCGGCCGGCGCTTCGTGGACGCGCAGGTGCTGGTGCCCTCGGCGGTGCGCTTCGCGTCGCCGGAGGACTTCATCCAGAACCTGCGCGGCAGGCGGGTGCTCTCCGCGGAGCGCCGCGCCAAGTTCATGCTGCTCGAGCTGGACGACGGGCAGACCCTGGCGCTGCACTTCATGCTGTGGGGAGAGCTGGCGCTCAGGCCCGCGGGCAGCGAACGGCCGCCAGCGACGCTCGTCGTCCTCACGCTGGAGGGCAACGAGGAGCTGCAGCTCACCGACACGCTGGGTTACGCGCGAGTGGCGCTGGGGCCGACCCAGATGCTGGCCTCCCAGTTGAAGCTGGCGGAGCTGGGGCCGGAGGCGCTGGATGCCACCTTCACGCCGGAGCTGTTGGCCCAGCAGCTTCGAAGGCGGCGCAGTCCGCTGAAGACGGTGCTCCTGAACCAGCGCGTGCTCGCGGGGCTGGGCAACCGCGACGCGGACGAGAGCATGTGGGCCGCGGGCATCGACCCCCGGCGGCTGGCTTCGTCCCTGTCACCCGCGGAAATCCTCCAACTGCACCGGGGCATCCGCGACGTGCTGGAGGAGGGGCTGCGGCTGCGCGGCACGCAGCGGGACCTGTTCGGAGTGCAGGGCAAGGCGCTCCACCGGCGCAACATCTTCGGCAGGACGGGGGCGCCCTGTCCGCGCTGCGCCACGCCCGTGTCGCACCTGCGCATCGGTGGCCGCAACACGCACTGGTGCTCGCACTGCCAGCCCGCGAACGGCCCCGCGCCCGAAGCTCCCGCGCAGACGTCGCTGCTCTGA
- a CDS encoding M24 family metallopeptidase, producing the protein MKCPRILMLPLLGCLVACAAAPVRDTVAEQDLRVPKPSQAQALRESWLEARHGMLLDMMRRHGVGMWVVVNEEFHDDPLTAWVAPPLPYAGNRDVFVFVDAGDAGLKKVALTGYATEAVNRFFERPAEGRKPEEVLAELEARYQPRTVALGMGGKRGVTRSLTHDSYQWLAEALGPQAQARFVSAAPLIEEYLDTRLPGEFAPYRDLVVLTESLVKRALSNEVVVPGKTTVGDVRRWLYDALWEARVTTWFQPDLRVQRQGMKDGFSRGFLAVADEAVVIQRGDLVHVDFGVTALGLNTDWQKMAYVLRDGETDAPEGLKRALANTQALQDALMLRASRPGRSSADVYDETMAEMKEKGIEAKVYSHPLGAQGHALGASIDFRAASRKDVPRTLRKGSYLAVELNTVTDVPEWGGQKVAVMQEDPAHLTDEGWKFFVPRQDAFYLIH; encoded by the coding sequence ATGAAATGCCCGCGTATCCTGATGTTGCCCCTGCTGGGGTGTCTGGTGGCCTGTGCCGCCGCCCCCGTCCGCGACACCGTTGCCGAACAGGACCTCCGGGTGCCGAAACCGTCCCAGGCCCAGGCCCTGCGCGAGTCCTGGCTGGAAGCCCGGCACGGGATGCTGCTCGACATGATGCGCCGTCACGGCGTGGGCATGTGGGTGGTCGTCAACGAGGAGTTCCACGATGATCCGCTGACGGCCTGGGTGGCGCCGCCGCTGCCCTACGCGGGCAACCGCGACGTGTTCGTCTTCGTGGACGCGGGCGACGCGGGCCTGAAGAAGGTCGCGCTGACGGGCTACGCCACGGAAGCCGTGAACCGCTTCTTCGAGCGGCCCGCTGAAGGACGCAAGCCGGAGGAGGTGCTCGCGGAACTGGAGGCGCGCTACCAGCCGCGCACCGTGGCGCTGGGCATGGGCGGCAAGCGCGGGGTGACGCGCAGCCTGACGCACGACTCCTACCAGTGGCTGGCGGAGGCGCTGGGGCCCCAGGCGCAGGCGCGCTTCGTGAGCGCGGCGCCGCTCATCGAGGAGTACCTGGACACGCGGTTGCCCGGGGAGTTCGCGCCGTACCGCGACCTGGTGGTGCTGACGGAGTCGCTGGTGAAGCGGGCGCTCTCCAACGAGGTCGTGGTGCCCGGCAAGACGACGGTGGGCGACGTGCGCCGCTGGCTGTACGACGCGCTGTGGGAGGCGCGCGTCACCACGTGGTTCCAGCCGGACCTGCGCGTGCAGCGGCAGGGGATGAAGGACGGCTTCTCCCGAGGCTTCCTGGCGGTGGCGGACGAGGCGGTGGTCATCCAGCGCGGGGACCTGGTGCACGTGGACTTCGGCGTCACGGCCCTGGGGCTGAACACGGACTGGCAGAAGATGGCCTATGTGCTGCGCGACGGGGAGACGGACGCGCCGGAGGGGCTCAAGCGCGCGTTGGCCAACACGCAGGCGCTCCAGGACGCGCTGATGCTGCGCGCGTCGCGGCCGGGGCGCTCGTCCGCGGACGTCTACGACGAGACGATGGCGGAGATGAAGGAGAAGGGCATCGAGGCCAAGGTGTACAGCCACCCGCTGGGGGCGCAGGGCCACGCGCTGGGGGCGTCCATCGACTTCCGCGCGGCCTCGCGCAAGGACGTGCCCCGGACATTGCGCAAGGGGTCGTACCTGGCCGTGGAGCTCAACACCGTCACCGACGTGCCAGAGTGGGGTGGGCAGAAGGTGGCGGTGATGCAGGAAGATCCGGCGCACCTGACGGACGAAGGATGGAAGTTCTTCGTGCCCCGGCAGGACGCCTTCTATCTCATCCACTGA
- a CDS encoding RNA polymerase sigma factor, with protein MVPGREEPPVRDGSGGEFAAFAIRHQPVLVAIARNVCGRNASDCDDLVQDVLLRALLQWERLKRWPEPARRAWLVRVLHNRFLDQCRRQGAETDRRVDLHNVHMLFEDPEDAPEPEQWECVTEEELRQAVARLNEKLRQAFELHARGLRHAEIARRMNTPSAGTVGTWLFHARRRLKAMLHDTAERRRQERER; from the coding sequence ATGGTGCCAGGGAGGGAGGAGCCCCCTGTCCGGGATGGCTCAGGAGGGGAATTCGCCGCATTCGCGATCCGCCATCAGCCGGTGCTGGTCGCCATCGCGCGCAACGTCTGTGGTCGCAATGCCAGTGATTGTGACGACCTGGTGCAGGACGTGCTGCTCCGGGCGCTCCTCCAGTGGGAGCGGCTCAAGCGCTGGCCGGAGCCGGCGCGGCGCGCGTGGCTGGTGCGCGTGCTGCACAACCGGTTCCTGGACCAGTGCCGGCGCCAGGGCGCGGAGACGGACCGGAGGGTGGACCTGCACAACGTCCACATGCTCTTCGAGGATCCGGAGGACGCGCCGGAGCCCGAACAATGGGAGTGCGTCACGGAAGAAGAGCTGCGCCAGGCTGTTGCCCGGCTCAACGAGAAGCTCCGTCAGGCGTTCGAACTGCATGCGCGCGGCCTGCGGCATGCGGAGATCGCCCGGCGGATGAACACCCCCAGCGCGGGAACGGTGGGCACGTGGCTCTTCCACGCCCGCCGCCGCCTCAAGGCCATGCTCCACGACACGGCGGAACGGCGCCGCCAGGAGAGGGAACGATGA
- a CDS encoding RtcB family protein, producing MNRENTNYEVLSDEAGRPIKAWTVGVPFEDEAKQQLRNLRGLPFIHKWVAVMPDVHRGYGATVGSVVPTVGAVVPAAVGVDIGCGMIAVRTTLRADQLPDSLRGVRSAIEAAVPHGRTDNGGRNDRGAWSRSPSTHTAAWASLVSGYEQIVAKHKHIGRGPQLSHLGTLGTGNHFIELCLDESDGVWLMLHSGSRGVGNRIGSYFIELAKKDMSRYHIHLPDADLAYLPEGTEHFDDYVFAVSWAQDFAAMNRELMMRSTVEALKASGELPPFELAESAVNCHHNYISREHHFGKNCFVTRKGAVRAREGDMGIIPGSMGARSYIVRGKGNADAFHSCSHGAGRVMSRTEAKKRFSLDDHAKATEGVECRKDVDVIDETPAAYKPIDAVMAAQADLVEVVHTLKQVVCVKG from the coding sequence ATGAACCGCGAGAACACGAACTACGAAGTGCTGTCGGACGAGGCGGGTCGCCCCATCAAGGCGTGGACGGTGGGGGTGCCGTTCGAGGACGAGGCGAAGCAGCAGCTTCGCAACCTCCGGGGCCTGCCCTTCATCCACAAGTGGGTCGCGGTGATGCCGGACGTGCACCGCGGTTACGGCGCGACGGTCGGGAGCGTGGTGCCCACGGTGGGCGCGGTGGTGCCGGCGGCGGTGGGCGTGGACATCGGATGCGGGATGATCGCCGTGCGCACGACGCTGCGCGCGGATCAGCTGCCGGACTCGCTGCGCGGGGTTCGCTCGGCCATCGAGGCGGCGGTTCCCCACGGCCGTACCGACAACGGCGGCCGCAATGACCGCGGCGCCTGGAGCCGTTCGCCCTCGACGCATACGGCCGCGTGGGCGTCGCTCGTGAGCGGGTACGAGCAGATCGTCGCGAAGCACAAGCACATCGGCCGTGGGCCGCAGCTGAGCCACCTGGGAACGCTGGGGACCGGGAACCACTTCATCGAGCTGTGCCTCGATGAGTCGGATGGCGTGTGGCTGATGCTGCACTCCGGGTCGCGCGGGGTGGGTAACCGCATCGGGAGCTACTTCATCGAGTTGGCGAAGAAGGACATGAGCCGCTACCACATCCACCTGCCGGACGCGGACCTGGCGTACCTGCCGGAGGGGACGGAGCACTTCGACGACTACGTGTTCGCGGTGAGCTGGGCGCAGGACTTCGCTGCGATGAACCGCGAGCTCATGATGCGCTCGACGGTGGAGGCGCTGAAGGCGAGCGGTGAGCTGCCTCCGTTCGAGCTGGCCGAGTCGGCGGTGAACTGCCACCACAACTACATCTCGCGCGAGCACCACTTCGGGAAGAACTGCTTCGTGACCCGCAAGGGCGCGGTGCGGGCGCGTGAAGGCGACATGGGGATCATCCCCGGCAGCATGGGGGCGCGTTCGTACATCGTCCGCGGGAAGGGGAACGCGGATGCCTTCCACTCGTGCAGCCACGGCGCGGGCCGCGTGATGTCGCGCACCGAGGCGAAGAAGCGCTTCTCGCTGGATGATCACGCGAAGGCGACCGAAGGCGTGGAGTGCCGCAAGGACGTGGACGTGATCGACGAGACGCCGGCCGCGTACAAGCCCATTGATGCCGTGATGGCGGCGCAGGCGGATCTGGTGGAGGTCGTCCACACGCTGAAGCAGGTGGTGTGCGTGAAGGGGTAG